From Etheostoma cragini isolate CJK2018 chromosome 17, CSU_Ecrag_1.0, whole genome shotgun sequence, one genomic window encodes:
- the aprt gene encoding adenine phosphoribosyltransferase — MAAARESNLQLVHRHIRAFPDFPKKGILFRDICPILKDPAALTAVIDLFEEHVRKNHQHVELIVGLDARGFLFGPLLAQRLGVGFVLVRKKGKLPGSTVSVSYDLEYGKAEAEIQEDAVAPGQKVLLIDDLLATGGTLYAACELMQKQQAEVLGCMVVIELKELNGIDKLKSHNVFSLVQY, encoded by the exons ATGGCAGCAGCCCGAGAGTCAAATCTCCAGCTGGTTCACAGACACATTCGAGCTTTTCCAGACTTTCCGAAGAAAGGCATCCTGTTTCG GGATATCTGCCCCATCCTGAAGGACCCAGCTGCTCTCACAGCAGTGATCGACCTGTTTGAAGAACATGTAAGGAAGAATCACCAGCATGTTGAACTGATCGTAG gTTTAGATGCTCGTGGTTTCCTGTTTGGTCCTCTGCTTGCTCAGCGACTGGGTGTTGGCTTTGTCCTGGTCAGAAAGAAAGGCAAACTGCCTGGGAGCACGGTGTCTGTGTCCTACGATCTGGAGTATGGCAAG GCAGAAGCAGAGATCCAGGAGGATGCAGTAGCTCCAGGACAGAAAGTTCTTCTCATTGACGACCTCCTGGCTACTGGGG GGACGCTGTATGCAGCCTGTGAGCTAATGCAGAAGCAGCAGGCTGAGGTTCTGGGCTGCATGGTGGTCATCGAGCTCAAAGAGCTGAACGGCATCGACAAACTGAAGTCCCACAATGTGTTCTCGCTGGTTCAGTACTGA
- the cdt1 gene encoding DNA replication factor Cdt1 has product MSQARVTDFFSQRKKGITGPVKPAKQRRSTVLERGSSGTSTRSTSSKNKGGFLCSSSVHEEFVRVIDEAVELNVGECVGSIAKDAYSSPRTPKRTSAETEFDLGAALFSATANHSTAKKRRQAEAVKEAKVLEKATTKTRKARKKLVLPQDTPQTAVQSVPSEGTQQHCAPAASVSGHNVDSHQKFPTNSSPQSGEASKALCKEGIAAIKSRIQRIKKHAEDLTSAALGKSASTSFSPAGSTANAITPLVPKTAPATCDVKALKFTVAQVKELAAKAQRRKEEREAKESNQSETQILDSTEPPAYQRYHNLAQAAPPGLSLPYQYKVLDEMFRSMDTVVAMLYNRCEASTFPKIKQGVQDMMHKRFEESHVGQIRTVFPEAYKFRQEKNIPTFNSNIKKGSYQLTVEPIILSDQNEACPLLSASRLLERRRIFHLNLVSIVKQHHKVFLSMLVPPMSVPEDKLTRWHPKFNVDTVPAILASSLPQPPYTEKLSTAQEVLDRARSLITPKMEKALVSLTLKTEDKAAESNKPTSPQTPAVPQASAAVPTALKGVSQSLLDRIRAKEAQKVQAAMTRNPTQEERLVMMSRLPELARILRNVFVAEKKPALILELACNRMVASYRSALSTGEMEKHIRLLAEVAADWLTIHPIRKDVYLKLNKNMELNVILDKLSSRIRDEEKI; this is encoded by the exons ATGTCTCAGGCTCGCGTTACTGATTTCTTTTCCCAAAGAAAGAAAGGTATCACCGGTCCGGTGAAACCAGCCAAGCAGCGCAGGAGCACTGTTCTCGAACGGGGGTCTTCTGGGACCAGCACAAGGTCAACTTCCTCGAAAAACAAAGGTGGTTTCCTGTGTTCGTCCTCCGTCCATGAAGAGTTTGTCCGAGTTATCGACGAGGCAGTGGAGTTAAACGTCGGAGAGTGTGTTGGTAGCATCGCGAAAGATGCATACTCTAGTCCCCGGACACCAAAGAGGACCTCGGCCGAGACAGAGTTCGACCTCGGGGCAGCCTTGTTTTCAGCCACCGCTAATCACAGCACAGCCAAGAAGAGACGGCAAGCAGAGGCTGTTAAAGAAGCTAAAGTTTTAGAGAAAGCAACTACGAAGACCAGGAAGGCCAGAAAGAAACTGGTTCTCCCTCAAGACACACCACag ACTGCAGTCCAGTCCGTGCCCAGTGAGGGGACCCAGCAGCACTGTGCTCCGGCAGCCTCGGTGTCTGGGCATAATGTGGACAGCCACCAAAAGTTCCCAACCAACAGCTCTCCGCAAAGCGGAGAGGCCAGCAAG GCTTTGTGTAAAGAAGGCATTGCAGCCATCAAGTCTCGTATTCAGAGGATCAAGAAACATGCAGAGGATTTAACCAGCGCTGCTCTTGGGAAATCAGCTTCCACATCCTTCTCTCCAGCTGGTTCAACTGCCAACGCTATCACCCCCCTTGTCCCCAAAACCGCGCCTGCCACCTGTGATGTTAAGGCCCTCAAGTTCACTGTAGCACAAGTCAAAGAGCTTGCAGCTAAAGCTCAgcggaggaaggaggagagagaggccAAAGAGAGCAATCAGAGTGAGACGCAAATCCTGGATAG TACTGAGCCGCCAGCATACCAGCGGTACCACAATCTCGCCCAGGCGGCCCCCCCGGGCCTGTCCCTGCCTTACCAGTACAAGGTGCTGGATGAGATGTTTAGGAGTATGGACACTGTGGTCGCAATGTTGTACAACCGCTGTGAAGCATCCACCTTCCCCAAGATTAAACAGGGCGTTCAGGACATGATGCACAA ACGATTTGAGGAGAGCCACGTTGGTCAGATACGGACTGTGTTCCCAGAGGCCTACAAATTTAGACAGGAGAAGAACATCCCAACCTTTAACAGCAACATTAAGAAGGGCAGCTACCAGCTCACCGTGGAGCCCATCATTCTCTCTG ACCAGAATGAAGCGTGTCCTCTCCTGTCCGCCTCTCGCCTCCTGGAGAGAAGACGTATCTTCCACCTGAATCTGGTCTCCATTGTCAAACAGCACCACAAG GTATTTCTGTCCATGTTGGTTCCACCGATGTCTGTTCCAGAAGACAAACTGACCCGCTGGCACCCTAAGTTTAATGTGGACACTGTGCCAGCCATCTTGGCTAGCTCGCTACCTCAGCCTCCTTACACTGAGAAACTGTCCACCGCTCAGGAAGTGCTGGACAGGGCTCGCTCACTCATCACGCCCAAG ATGGAGAAGGCTCTGGTTTCTCTGACTCTGAAGACGGAAGACAAAGCTGCAGAGAGTAATAAACCAACATCTCCACAGACGCCAGCAGTCCCCCAAGCATCAGCTGCAGTCCCAACTGCCTTGAAAGGAGTTTCCCAGTCTCTGCTGGACAGG ATTCGGGCAAAGGAGGCCCAGAAAGTCCAAGCAGCCATGACTCGAAACCCCACCCAGGAAGAGCGCCTGGTGATGATGTCACGGCTCCCTGAGCTGGCCCGGATTCTCCGGAACGTTTTTGTTGCAGAGAAGAAACCAGCTTTAATATTGGAATTGGCCTGTAACAGGATGGTGGCCAGCTACAGATCTGCTCTTAGCACAG GTGAAATGGAGAAGCACATCCGTCTGCTGGCAGAAGTGGCTGCTGACTGGCTGACTATTCATCCAATCAGGAAGGACGTCTACCTGAAGTTGAACAAGAACATGGAGCTCAACGTCATTCTGGACAAACTGAGTAGCAGAATTCGAGATGAAGAGAAAATCTAA